The Xiphophorus hellerii strain 12219 chromosome 22, Xiphophorus_hellerii-4.1, whole genome shotgun sequence genome has a window encoding:
- the LOC116713757 gene encoding bifunctional 3'-phosphoadenosine 5'-phosphosulfate synthase 2-like — protein MSSVKKLRTDLTRSTNVVYQAHHVSRNKRGQVVGTRGGFRGCTIWLTGLSGAGKTTLSFALEEYLVSHAIPCYSLDGDNIRHGLNKNLGFSDEDREENIRRVAEVAKLFADAGLVCITSFISPFTKDRNEARKVHESAGLKFLEVFVHASLEVCESRDVKGLYKKARAGEIKGFTGIDSEYERPESPELVLKTGELTVNECIHQLLELLQDQNIVPSEIIEEVNELFVPENRLHLAIADASTLPTISITKLDLQWVQVLAEGWASPLKGFMREREFLQVLHFGNLLDGGAINMSVPIVLPVSTETKQELDGCLAVALDYQGSRVAILRNPEFYAHRKEERCARQWGTTCPQHPYIKMVMEGGDWLVGGDLEVLERIKWNDGLDQYRLTPKELKQKFKDMQADAIFAFQLRNPVHNGHALLMQDTKRRLLDRGYKNPVLLLHPLGGWTKDDDVPLSWRMRQHAAVLEEGVLDPSSTIVAIFPSPMMYAGPTEVQWHCRARMIAGANFYIVGRDPAGMPHPVTKQDIYEPTHGGKVLTMAPGLTSVEIIPFRVAAYNKTKKAMDFYSPECHADFEFISGTKMRNLARSGENPPDGFMAPKAWKVLVEYYSSVQKNN, from the exons ATGTCCAGTGTGAAAAAGCTCCGTACT GACCTCACAAGGTCAACCAATGTGGTCTACCAGGCTCACCACGTCAGTCGGAACAAGAGAGGGCAGGTTGTGGGCACTCGGGGGGGCTTCAGAGGCTGTACTATCTGGCTCACAG GTTTGTCTGGCGCTGGCAAGACGACTCTTAGTTTTGCCTTGGAAGAGTACCTTGTATCCCACGCCATTCCATGCTACTCACTGGACGGTGACAACATTCGGCACGGCCTGAACAAGAACCTAGGTTTTTCTGATGAGGACCGGGAGGAAAACATACGACGTGTGGCTGAAGTGGCAAAACTTTTTGCTGACGCTGGACTTGTTTGCATTACCAGTTTCATCTCACCTTTCACCAAG GACCGTAACGAGGCGAGGAAGGTGCATGAGAGTGCTGGGCTAAAGTTTTTGGAAGTCTTTGTCCATGCTTCTCTTGAAGTGTGTGAGAGTCGGGATGTGAAAGGGCTTTACAAGAAGGCCCGTGCTGGAGAGATTAAAG GTTTTACTGGGATTGATTCAGAGTACGAACGACCAGAGTCACCAGAGCTTGTTCTGAAAACTGGAGAGCTGACTGTGAACGAATGCATTCatcagctgctggagctgctccAGGATCAG AACATTGTACCAAGCGAGATCATAGAGGAGGTGAATGAGCTCTTTGTCCCGGAGAACAGGTTGCATCTTGCCATCGCCGACGCAAGCACTCTGCCCACCATCAGCATCACCAAG CTGGATCTACAGTGGGTGCAGGTCTTAGCTGAAGGCTGGGCAAGTCCTCTAAAGGGCTTCATGAGGGAAAGAGAGTTCCTCCAGGTCCTGCACTTTGGCAACCTGCTGGATG gCGGCGCCATCAACATGTCGGTTCCCATCGTGCTGCCGGTGAGCACTGAGACCAAGCAGGAGCTGGACGGCTGTCTAGCCGTAGCTCTGGACTACCAGGGCTCCCGTGTGGCTATCCTCAGGAATCCTGAGTTCTACGCACATCGCAAGGAGGAACGCTGTGCCAGACAGTGGGGAACCACGTGTCCTCAGCACCCTTACATTAAG ATGGTTATGGAAGGAGGTGACTGGCTAGTGGGTGGCGACTTGGAGGTGTTGGAGCGGATCAAATGGAACGATGGACTGGATCAGTACCGTCTGACTCCCAAGGAGCTCAAGCAGAAGTTCAAAGACATGCAAGCAG ATGCAATTTTTGCGTTCCAGCTGCGCAACCCTGTGCACAACGGTCACGCTCTCCTCATGCAGGACACCAAGCGGCGTCTCCTCGATCGGGGATACAAAAACCCGGTCCTCCTGCTCCACCCTCTCGGGGGCTGGACCAAAGACGACGACGTGCCTCTGAGCTGGAGGATGAGGCAGCACGCTGCCGTCCTGGAGGAGGGCGTCCTGGACCCATCCAGCACCATCGTGGCCATCTTCCCCTCGCCCATGATGTACGCTGGACCCACAGAG GTGCAATGGCACTGCAGAGCCAGGATGATTGCTGGCGCTAACTTTTACATCGTTGGCCGCGACCCAGCCGGCATGCCTCACCCTGTGACGAAGCAGGATATTTATGAGCCCACGCACGGAGGAAAGGTTCTCACCATGGCCCCTGGCCTCACCTCTGTGGAGATCATCCCCTTCAGAGTCGCTGCTTACAACAAGACCAAGAAGGCCATGGACTTCTACAGCCCGGAATG CCATGCAGATTTTGAGTTCATCTCTGGAACCAAGATGAGGAACCTGGCTCGGAGCGGAGAGAACCCGCCCGACGGTTTCATGGCCCCCAAAGCCTGGAAGGTGTTGGTGGAGTACTACTCTTCTGTTCAGAAGAACAACTGA